A segment of the Nasonia vitripennis strain AsymCx chromosome 2, Nvit_psr_1.1, whole genome shotgun sequence genome:
GTCTCCATTGTTTATAAACTCGCCGCAGCGCAGTTCACCGCTGTACACCGGCCACGTGTAAGAATCAACAGTCCCGTTTTTTTTCGTTACGTCTCCACACCTTCCCATCATCGCGTACTTATACTTACATACACGCGTATAGTCGTATAATACAGCCGGTCGGAGAGGAAGAGCTCgacgcgtgtatgtgtgtacacacatacCCCGAGGCGCTCGAATGCGTCCGAATGCTATATAAGATGATCGCGGGACGCGGCAACTTAGTCATTCCGTTGCGAACCGGCGCGCCGCACAACGGTTTGTACAACGCACAACACCTCTATACAACAGCAGCTCCGAGATTTTTCGTGCGAAAAGCCCCCAGTGTCTGTGAATACATGTGCTTcctcttttgttttttaacgGTGAAATAGAAGAGGCAAGGAATAGTCATGGCTGCCATCAGGGCTACTTATCTGCTGGCGCTGATGCTGCTGGTGGGCACTCAGCTGGCGACAAGTGAGTGTGCTTTTTagagctttatttttcaactgcagctatttttttttattaaaagttattGTCGCTCTTTGAGCTTTTATTCTTGGGGAGCAATCGTACACGCACTTTTTCTGACTGACGAGTGTTTGCGGAAACGTTGCGATCGTTTTTCATACCGATGCGCGCTATTACCGATCTGTGATGTTGGACGATGTTGACGAGTAAAAAATGCCTTCGTTTGACTTTTTATGATTTATGTATGCTGAAGCGGTTCGAATCCCTTTGTGACAGCCAAGGGCAGGTAGATTCATCATCCGTCAATTATACCGATAATATAAGCAAATGCTTATTACAAAACTATATAGTTACGCATAAATATACTTCAGATTATTTCATAACGAAGAGTTAATCTAATTATTTCTGCACCAGCGATATCGTTAAGTAGATAATTGTAACGCCTGGGTATATCCAGCAGCTCTCGCAGCGAAGCCATTATGTAAACCGATTTTTCGCGCATAAACATCGCTCCGCCACACATAACAAAActatatataagaaaaaaaaacgcagacCTGCCTCGGCCGATACAACAAATTCCTTTACGTAAATACATTACTCGCGCGTCGAAGTCGCGATAAAGTGCAGATGAAGCCATTCTAATTATAGAGATTCACTTCAAGATCGCGCTCCGCTGCAAAAAAGCGGGAAAAGATCCTTCATCCAGATTGCGCGAGCTTCGCGAGAAGAAGAGTCAgagtaaataataaagtttcgcGTATGCTggttatatatacatactgtCGAGGCGACGGCGCGTAAAAATCGTTTGTCCAGCAGCGTATGTACCGGAACAGGCCACcgcgacgacaacgacgacctCTTCAAACACTCACCTTGACACCCGGCAATCTTGCTGTCTCTGTCTCGTTTCACGCTGTATACACAGACGTTTATGTAGTCCCTTCTCTTGCTTCTATTTGATTTCTGTTGACCCTATCCTGTATTACATCTAAAGTCAAACAAGAAacgtatatattatacatatatgggATTTTTCGTCTGTTTGCTTCATTTCTTCACTCTTCGTTTGCCTTTGGGGGTTTGCAAAGTATGTTTGATTTGACAGATGTAGAGTATATTTAGTGAATAGATAGCAATAATGTAGGAGAAATTTTGTAGATTGTAGAAAATTTGCTCATTGCATGGTAGAGTTCGTTCATAGATTAAGTTAACATTTTATGAAAGTTACTTACCGATAAATTGCAATAATTTAGGTCAGAAACAATTTTATCGGCTTCAGAACGTGTATAACGAATTCAACTATTTAAATTGCTTTAAAGAAATTCACTAGCAGCTATTAAAAAGTCGTTTTCTTCACTAAAAGCTATTCTAATTGCTGCGTGGTGATGCATCATAGAATATCACGAATACTTACGTAGAGCAACGGTAGTATTTTCGAGGATTACGAATGATCTATTCATGAATATCAGCCAAAAACTTCTCATAACTTTTCTCTTTACGACTCGCACTGACGTATACAATTCTGCAATAACTGCCAAACCAATGCCAATTATCCAAAGCACCAACCGTCGTAACGGTCACGGAAAAAACCATCGCAGcaatacacacatacacatacgaACCTTTACGTAAACAGCCCGCTAAACGGCTGCGGTGTTCCACGCCGAAATCATTAGACCAAcgctttttttctattttccgcACGGCAAAGGCAAATCGGTGGACGAAAATTTCAAGGATGACCAGCTTAGCGAGGCGCGAACTCTCGTCTTGAGAAAGCGCGACACTAACGAGGAGAGCAAAGACGAAGAagctgcgacgacgacgattgAGCCGACCACTACTAGTCCGGACGAGGAAGAGGACGAAGACGAGGTCAAAGAGACCACGCCGGCTCCAGTAGTAACGACGAGCGCGAAGCCGAAGAAAACGCGAAAGCGTCAGAGGCCGTCGACTACCGCGGCCCCGACGACGCCGTCGCCAGACTACGAatacgaggaggaggaggaagaggacgAGACTCCCACGGTGAAACCGCTGGTCAGCGAGAAGGAGAAGCCGAAGAGCACGAAAAAGCCCAAACCCGGCGCTCCCCAGCTGTTCAACCGTATAAAGCCCGAGGAAGAGGAGAAGCCGACGGACAAGCCAGCGGCCGGCGGTTTGCCAGCCTCGAATCTTCTTCCACCGATGCCTTTCAACAACATTCCCCCCGCCTACCTCTACCCGCCGAATCCAGCTTTCGCTGCACCCTGGGGCTTCAATCCTCTGCCCGCTTCACCCTCCGGTCCCTACGACTATCCTTACCCGTCTGGGCCAGCTTTCAGCGACTCCAACGTTGGCACCAGTAACGCCTTCGCCGGGGGTTTCGCTAGCGCGAGCGCCAGTGCCAGCGCCGGAGGCTCGGGAGGAACCGTCTCCACCTCGACCTTCCCCGGATCAGATGAGATGAGCAGCGTCTCCAACTCTGGCTTCCCCGGTTCGAGCGGTGGCGTCTCCAGCTCTGGATTCCCCggctcgagcagcagcagcgtctccGGCTCCGGCAACAACGGAGTAACCTTCTCCACCTCAGCCTTCCCCGGTGGATCTGGTGCATCGATATCGGCCTCGTCGTCCTCCTTCCCCAGTAGATCCGGAGGCGCACCGGCTTTCCCCAACAGATCGGTATCGGCCTCGTCGTCGTTCCCCAGCAGATCTGGTGGTGGAGCACCTCAGTACACCAGCGAGAAGGTTCCCGGTGGAAAGATCGAGAAGGTCGTGTCGGACTCGTTCATTGGCGTGAGAGGCTCTTTCGGCCCCGATGACGACGAATCGGTCGCCATAGAAGTCGATGGTCCCGCTGGTGGTGCACCTGGTGCAGGTAGGATGTGGtgcagaaatattaaaaaggaGTAATCAAGGAGTAGATGGGCTTTAGAACAATAGAAGATATCACCGGAGTTTGTGTAATCGTCGCTGTATAGAACGTAACATGCGGGGGATTTTTGGTGCACTCGACGCTTGATTATTTCTGTTAATTGGCTCTGACTCGTACTATCATCGTTGAATGTTTTTCCATACTTCATCATTCATcggtattattatatatcctgtggatttaaaacattttattgTTTGCAAGTAATTGTATTCGCCAATACCATCCTGTGAGCTATCCGTAGTTAGTGATTAATTGTAATCTAACAATGAACGATTGTAGTTCTTAGTTCTTAAGgaaatatgtgtgtatatagtttGGGTGCACAGGTGTGCGATCTTTGCAGAAGAGGAATTATTTTACCTCTGGATTTAGTTGCatgatttgtaaatttattgcaaaatccAACATGCTGTGCGTTATAGAATACCAGTGACTAATACATAACTATCTATGTAATATCCTAACCAAAAGAAGTTTTTTAAACTTCACATTGTAAATATGACTGTACAGTAGTAccacatatataaataatcatatatTTTCTGTGTATATACAATCATTTATAGACCTAATTTTCTCAACCCACCTAAAGCAAATGTTTCATATTTCACAGGTTTCCCAGCTTACACCAATGCCGGACCCAACTACGGCTCAATTTCCGGTCCTGGATACTCGGCGAGTGCCTCGTTCGGAAACACCCCGTACGCGAACCCTTACTTCAACACCATCCCTACCTACAACGCTTACAACCCCGTGGACTTCCAGAACCTTTTCCAGCAGTACTTCGCTAACCTTCAGGCCCAACAACAGGCTTTCCAGCAGCAGCTTCAGGCCCAGATCCAGGCTCAACAACAAGCGTGAGTAACGTTTAAGTGTATGAGGGTAACAGGTTTATGGTTATTGTGTAAACTAACTAAATATTCTTAGTttgattgaaatatttaacATCGTCAAATAAGATTCGAATTTTTGAAAGAGTTACACTGGATTTGACGATTTGACGATGTAGCGTCATGTCCGAGAATTCAAAGATTCCAGCAGTTTTTTTTCTGATGTAAAAGCTATCAAACGAGGAAAAGATTACAATAAAACCACGTTGTAataagttttgaaaaaaaattgacttacGATGAACTCTCAGATTTTATTATACGATGTAATTTTCCATTTCAAAGCGGTGGTACTTTTGCCTCTGGCGGTGCCTTTATAACCAACGATCGAGGAATGGTCGATCCTAATGCTCAAGTTTACGTGAACACATACAGTTCGCCGAATTCCGCGTCTTCTGCTACTTCAGTCAACTCTCGTTCTGGTTTTGGTGGCGCTAAAAGCACAGTTTATGCTTCTCCCTTCACAAgcaatgataataataataggtGATGGGTACTATTTTGATTCTCAAATCGATGCAACCGACTCTCATCTCATAATCAACATGTAGCATCAATTAATAACGTTACATGATCATCGACCACTGTCAAGGCTGCATTCGATGTACTCAATTTTTTCAGCAGCTTCTTGCATCGATAATTTCTGACATTCTTCGTGCGAAAACACTTATTTGTGTTCATTATACGCTtatttgtgtttttaaaaacgttCGCAGATAAACGTTTGTCATGATTAGTTATAGAAACATGACAAGTAGTTCTAAGTTATTAGTTTAGTGTCAATAACACAGCACAATGCAAAAATACGCAACCATATTTCAGTTTGTTATCACTCACGGCATGTGATTGATTACAGCATAATAAACACGCATACTTCATGTATATAATCCACATTTTCGCAGCTAATGCTAGTGCTAACCAGCATATTGTTATTTAATCGAACAGAATTTGGGACCAGAGCAATCGCGTTGACAGTTATTTTGGTATTCCTAGCGGCATTCCCGTTTCCGGAGGTTCCATCTCCACAGGACCACAATCGGCTTCTGCCAGTGCCAGTCTTGGACCAAATGGAGGATTCCAAGCAGCTCAAATCAACCCGGTaggatattattttatttaatttttcttcgagAGAAATAActgtacattacgatacgcgtgacttaaaatttaagtcaagagtatcgtataaaattttatagcacataCTGaaaaaatccgcaagtctcgcctattcgtgacttaacagcggattttagccacactgtgctataaataaAGTATTCCCGTTGTGAAATCGAATCTAACAATTCTCCTCTTTCCCCTAAGGCCGCACCCGGAATCTTCTCTCGCTTCGGCGACAGCATTCCTCCTCCGTCAGGCAACAGCTACGGCGTCTTCAGCAGCTCGAGCTCGAGTTCAGCGGTCGGCCCAGACGGCAAGCAAACCTCGCGCAAGTCGGCCACCATCGGTGTCAACGACAACGGCAAGGTCACCTACAAGACCGTCCACGATCCTTGAGTACCCAATGCCCGTTGCGTACGCGCGTAATCTCACGTTATATACTCctcaatataattataatgccAAGTAGACGACGATGAGTTTTTGCGCTCTCGATCGACGGGAGCGCGTTACATACgcttatatattttacattatGATTTGTATTTATCGATTATTGTGAGAGACATAcattccttcttttttttattactattgtaCACGATGCGAGATTCgcggattttttattttgacatCCGAGTGGACTTTTTTTAACGTTCATTGGTTCTGATTTTACTGATGATCCTGGGGCGAGCGTCTAACTACGTGTAGATTCGGGAAGAACCTCATTGCCAGGTCGTCGACTGATGACTTTATCGCCACCAACTGTTAGGACAAAAAAATTCGTTCCTTAGTAACTGGgatcttttcaatttttctaaatttgcGAACATACAAATGTCATTCTACGCAAGAATGCAGTTCTCTCCTGGTTTGTTACGCAATAGAGATTTTATGCCAGTCCATTGTAAAGTAACTAAATTACCGAGCAGTTTCCTcgtaaataatttacttttcaaaTGTTAGAGACGATAAAGCTATTTTAGAGTCATTAAGAAGAATCAGTATTTGACTTTGCAATGTCAAGCGATTGAAAGATATATCGTGCGTCATAATAATAGTAGGTAAATCAATCAAAAAGGATCCCCGAATGAACttttaacgttatttttctcaaattaaaaagcaataaattttatacgaaTAAAAATTGCCGTTGCCACGTGTACAacgctattttttttttatttctacgcATAATTCAGTTTCGTATAATAAACGTGCAATACAATACACGAAATAACTTTCCGAGCAACGAATGACGTTCATTACGACGATgataaaaagtatatactCTTAAGTAATTTTGTACAGACGGCGCGTAAAATATCCTATTTAGCTGTTAGGAAAATACGATATTGAATGTGATTTAACTTTCCAGAAATTGACTAATTTCTCTAAGGTTATTTTACTCGACCGatgaaattatcaaaataaaaatatttctacaaTCATAAATTAATACTTCTTCTGTGTCAACGTTATTTCAACCAATAATCTAACCAAAACTACTGTACTATAACAACCGCAAAAACGCTCGTTATACCCGTAGGGTGTTGTCGACAAGCTGCATCTGCGGCGGCTCGTGCGGATCGATCAGATGTGAGTCCGGGTGATTGTTTCCTCGGCGCTGCCTGTCGATACTGTCGAATATCTGCAAGCCGTTTCCGTTGCTCGTGAAGATGCTGAACTGCAGATTTCCAGCACCGGGTGTCTCCGAATCGTTCGTGCGGGCCAGATTGAGCCGCAAGTCGTTCATCGGGGACATCGGCAACAGGTCGAAATCGTCGCTCTGCGGGAGTAGACGTGAGGCAGGAAAAAGCATTACGTGAGATTATTCTTTAACGATCTTGTATTACGTGCTTGGCAGAAATAGCGAAACACGCGAGTCTGATTATCCTCGTTCGGGCTGGGCATTTGCGTACGGAGAAACCGGTTGGTCCCGAAATAATACGTTGGCGCTTCCTTAAAAGAGACGCGCGGAAAAATAACGTCGAACTGCTAAACGGTTGTTATGGGTGTACGCGAGGATGGTGCTTTTTTTTGCGAACGATTCTGTTTTGGTGGCATTTATACGTTTGCGTTTGTAATTAGCGACTGCTAATTTCGACGCTACTTTTTCGTTACTCATTTCAACATTGAATTGAGAATGAAAGataagtatattttaaatattatgcaaTAAATtagtatacaaaaatttaacaaaaaatattaaaattgcatTTGCAATCAGACAGCGTGTAAAATtaggaattaaaaaaaaatcaagactTTGTTGTTTACGATTCAAAAcgatttattgtaaattatcaGTAGTATCAAACATattgaataataatagaaaTGCCATCGACCCTAGTGTTAACAAAGCGTTTGTCCGCTAAACTATAGAATATAAGGTGTTAGCAATCAGTTACGTTTTCGTTGCTCATCTGGCTCTTGCTCGTAAACGGCAACTCCTCCTTACTCTCGGAAGGATTATCATCGATTATCCCACTGGCTGTTTCGCCATCCGTAACGACGGTAGGTATCAAAATCGTGATCGTAGTCAACTCCTCGTCCTCTGAATTCGAATCGGCTTCGATGCTTGGTTCAGCAACGCTTGTTTCTGAATCGTCCACTTCAAGCCTTGACAGTATCTCGGCGGATTGCGCTGGTTTTAGTATCAGCAGAGCGAAAGCGACGAAAATGAGTTTGACAAACATTTTGTGCGAAAGTTGGTTCTATCGTTCGACACTGCTTTTGGCGAGGGATTGAGGAACACTGTAACTAAGTTTCAGGATCACCGTGGATTTTATATCAGTGGACTGATCGAAAGATCTCGGAGATCACGTTTCGATCGCCGTCTCATTAGAAATGTGGATACTATTGACGTTAGAAATCTCGTGCGGGTAACGATGGTTATGACCTCGGTGATCCTATTTTTTCATCTAGAGGACTATATCAGATACAATTGCGTTGGCGGAAGATAACATTTCATTAGCATTTTATTGGAACGCGTGATGAACGCAATCGTTTCGGGAAGATCAACAATAATTGTTAAAGATGAGTTATTGCATATAAATAGACTCCTCCCCATATCACGACTGAGAAATATAttcttatattatatgtatactcTGGTTCGGTCCACCCTGTCCTTCTCCACCTCAGACTGACAGGGATGTGGATAGGTGGATTCTCTTCGTTCCACGCGATAggacaaaatttaataatagaaATCACAAAAAGTAGAAGTGTTTACTATTTTATAGTATACCGAGGGCAGACTTTCACATGGAAGAATTTAACGTAtaagataataaaaatactattttgcGTTTATAGCTTTCTCATATGAAGCACAACCACAATTGAAATCAAATAGGGCCTCCAAAAATATGTAACTAGTTAAAAGTAAACGTAATCATTGCATCTTTCAAAAATAGTCGATCCCAAATACGTGACAATCAACCGTTAACAAAGCGCTCGCGTGCGCGACGCTTTCGAGAATTGCCGATAAATAAGTTATGGCGCATGCTGTAGACTATAGACGTAGACTATATATAATAGAGGGGAGGGGGTCAATGAgattgcctctctctctctctcataagAGATTGTACAGCCCCTCGATTGAAGCGTAAGTGCCCCGGAGTTGTGCGCCAAGACCTCTTTACGAAGTAGCATATTGTAAGAGTGTGCACCCATCGCTAGGAATTAGTACAGTTTGAGGAAAACTGTGTACAGTGGCAGTTGTAAAGAGGGAAGTTAGACCGAGCGTTTTAGTTCAGGAAGATCAAACGGCTTTCACGAAGCgattgaaaacaattttttatttaaaagtatCAAGAACAAAGAGATTCAACGATAATTGTGATCAACGCCTCATTTGAATATCAATTCGTAACGGgatatctgaatttttcacCAGAGTTTACGCAGAAATTATAGATCTGGTTTAGTGCTTACCCATTCGAGCGCAACTGAATTGAATAGTTTATTCGCGTGTGCAATCGTTATACCGTTTCAATTAACTAACCTTTCGTCAGATCCATCACTATAGTCATCGTACAATCGTAATTCGTCATTCTGATCATAACTACTTGTACACAGAAAAGGAATACGCGGGAAATAAAGCTTTTGACTGCTCCGAGCCATTGTGCGATGAGTTTGTAatttaatgacgtcataaaTTGGGGACGATTGATCGACAACTGAGGGATGCTTATTGTTGCCACGTGAATGGCGCGTGGTtgtgtttgaaaaattctatTATCACAGCTTTCCGGCCCGGTGATCGATGTCGTTTGTTCCCTAGGCTTAATTTTCTTCCAAAGTGGAAATGGCTTTGTGGAAAAATGAGCTTCTAGGTAAACGCGCCAAGCGAGGATCTCTCATTAATCGATTCCGGAAGATATTAATAAATCCAGGTGTTCTAAATTTCATTATCAACGAGCGGTTATAGACCGCTGACATCACTATGTCCATTCATCGcgtataaacaaataaaaaacaaagttaAATATAACGAACGTTACCTCGCTCTccagacgaaaaaaaaaaattataacgaaCGAGTTACATAAAGGCATACATGGTTCTCATGCGACTGGCAAAGTACTCTGCGATTCCCTTTCCCAGACACTCGCATCGGAATAATTCCTCTAGCACGCGATACACGTTTCTTCTCTGTATACGATGTATAATAAGCAATACAAAttatatcatcatcatctcTTGCCTCGTTATACAATCAACATTCTTCCCGGCGACACTCgcgcagaaaaaaaacacgagTACTCACTCCAGCCAACGTTAATCATCCCATCAATACATCACGCACTAATTATCCATTCGGATCACTAGGTTATCAACAAGGTGAAATCGCGTGCAAATAAGAAAAACGAAACAGTTCGCACACGGACGCAAAAAAAAGTCGGCAGATCGATGCTCTCTTGAGGGGAAATCAATCCACTCGCGAGGCTGTGCCAGCTATGCAAATGAGCGTTCGCACGCGCGCTCCAGTGTGCGCTGTatactctttttctctcttcgtgCGCGCGTGAGGCTTTTATTTCTGGCTCTCGCACGCGCCCGTGCGGAGTGCGTGCAGTTGAGGCTTTTCAACGCTGGTTAGAGGCGAGATGTTGCGCCTGTCGGTCTCTGTGCATGCGCCTGTATGAGCTTGTTAGGGAGGAAACGGGTTAATtggattttcgcgcgcgcagtttCTGCAATTTCCGCGATTGCGAGATTTTCGAGATAGGTGTATATGACAGGCTGCGGATAAGCGTTTGGTTTTTTTAAAGGCGACCACTCAACTAGTTTGCTGTTTTATCAATCTGTAGCGTTTCGTTCGATCGAAATCAAATGCCACttcgaattttaaaataactgtTTCTATAAAAGAGCGAGGGCATTGTGCTACCCCTTATACCATACACCGCCGAGTGCGAAAAGAGAAGGAAGCGACTCTGGCGGACTAATGGGCCGTGACGAATGATCTCTGATGTTGCTCGACGCGTCGCTACTATTCGCATGTTCCCTCCTTCATCCGCTTCTTCCTGCGAGTgtcctttttttgtttgttccGACGTACACGATCAGCGTCTAATGCACGACTCGCGTCGCAAATATTTATACTGCGACTGATGGCTTCTCTGGTTGGACGTCGCTTCGCCTCTCGCATGACTGATCAGCTTGACTATATGGTGTTTGTTGAGGACTGATGGGAATTTAGTGGGTCGTTGCGGATTGTCGGAGTGTATTGTGACATTTTTTGGTAAATATGGAGTTCGCAACTGTCGTTATATTTTTGGAAAGATGTTGCTTAAGAGCActtatataataattgaaaCATCTTTTTTAAAGTAGTAGTATTCACACCAAAGATTCAAAACAATTATATAGATAATAGTTGGGAGGATTCAAATTACAGTtcagtattttacaaaatctatgacataaaactatatttttctttaaatcaCAGTATTTGAGAAGAGTGTTAATCTCGTAGATATAACATTAACTGTCTAAAAAAGttatcaaaaattattttttaaacgctTACAAAGTTCAAATTTCACTTGTTCATTGGTTCTTGATTAATCGAGATTCACTTGGCACAGTAAAGCACATAATTCTCTTGGGTCGTTTCTTTCCAAACATTCGTTCAATATTATCTGAGGAATAGAAACGTCGCGAAAATAGCGAGAATGGCAACAAAGCTTAAATTGAGATTCGCAGCCGAATTGCATAAATCATTGGAGCAGGAACACTCCTGCCAGTAGACGCCGTTGTCGTAAACGCCCCAATTACAGACGCCTGTGACACCCGTGCTTGCCACGGAAGCGCAGCGACGAATCACCTTCTTCCATCTTCCGTCCCCTAAAA
Coding sequences within it:
- the LOC100678777 gene encoding nuclear envelope pore membrane protein POM 121 isoform X7 is translated as MAAIRATYLLALMLLVGTQLATSKGKSVDENFKDDQLSEARTLVLRKRDTNEESKDEEAATTTIEPTTTSPDEEEDEDEVKETTPAPVVTTSAKPKKTRKRQRPSTTAAPTTPSPDYEYEEEEEEDETPTVKPLVSEKEKPKSTKKPKPGAPQLFNRIKPEEEEKPTDKPAAGGLPASNLLPPMPFNNIPPAYLYPPNPAFAAPWGFNPLPASPSGPYDYPYPSGPAFSDSNVGTSNAFAGGFASASASASAGGSGGTVSTSTFPGSDEMSSVSNSGFPGSSGGVSSSGFPGSSSSSVSGSGNNGVTFSTSAFPGGSGASISASSSSFPSRSGGAPAFPNRSVSASSSFPSRSGGGAPQYTSEKVPGGKIEKVVSDSFIGVRGSFGPDDDESVAIEVDGPAGGAPGAGFPAYTNAGPNYGSISGPGYSASASFGNTPYANPYFNTIPTYNAYNPVDFQNLFQQYFANLQAQQQAFQQQLQAQIQAQQQAGIPVSGGSISTGPQSASASASLGPNGGFQAAQINPAAPGIFSRFGDSIPPPSGNSYGVFSSSSSSSAVGPDGKQTSRKSATIGVNDNGKVTYKTVHDP
- the LOC100678777 gene encoding uncharacterized transmembrane protein DDB_G0289901 isoform X1 encodes the protein MAAIRATYLLALMLLVGTQLATSKGKSVDENFKDDQLSEARTLVLRKRDTNEESKDEEAATTTIEPTTTSPDEEEDEDEVKETTPAPVVTTSAKPKKTRKRQRPSTTAAPTTPSPDYEYEEEEEEDETPTVKPLVSEKEKPKSTKKPKPGAPQLFNRIKPEEEEKPTDKPAAGGLPASNLLPPMPFNNIPPAYLYPPNPAFAAPWGFNPLPASPSGPYDYPYPSGPAFSDSNVGTSNAFAGGFASASASASAGGSGGTVSTSTFPGSDEMSSVSNSGFPGSSGGVSSSGFPGSSSSSVSGSGNNGVTFSTSAFPGGSGASISASSSSFPSRSGGAPAFPNRSVSASSSFPSRSGGGAPQYTSEKVPGGKIEKVVSDSFIGVRGSFGPDDDESVAIEVDGPAGGAPGAGFPAYTNAGPNYGSISGPGYSASASFGNTPYANPYFNTIPTYNAYNPVDFQNLFQQYFANLQAQQQAFQQQLQAQIQAQQQAGGTFASGGAFITNDRGMVDPNAQVYVNTYSSPNSASSATSVNSRSGFGGAKSTVYASPFTSNDNNNRIWDQSNRVDSYFGIPSGIPVSGGSISTGPQSASASASLGPNGGFQAAQINPAAPGIFSRFGDSIPPPSGNSYGVFSSSSSSSAVGPDGKQTSRKSATIGVNDNGKVTYKTVHDP
- the LOC100678777 gene encoding nuclear envelope pore membrane protein POM 121 isoform X5, which codes for MAAIRATYLLALMLLVGTQLATSKGKSVDENFKDDQLSEARTLVLRKRDTNEESKDEEAATTTIEPTTTSPDEEEDEDEVKETTPAPVVTTSAKPKKTRKRQRPSTTAAPTTPSPDYEYEEEEEEDETPTVKPLVSEKEKPKSTKKPKPGAPQLFNRIKPEEEEKPTDKPAAGGLPASNLLPPMPFNNIPPAYLYPPNPAFAAPWGFNPLPASPSGPYDYPYPSGPAFSDSNVGTSNAFAGGFASASASASAGGSGGTVSTSTFPGSDEMSSVSNSGFPGSSGGVSSSGFPGSSSSSVSGSGNNGVTFSTSAFPGGSGASISASSSSFPSRSGGAPAFPNRSVSASSSFPSRSGGGAPQYTSEKVPGGKIEKVVSDSFIGVRGSFGPDDDESVAIEVDGPAGGAPGAGFPAYTNAGPNYGSISGPGYSASASFGNTPYANPYFNTIPTYNAYNPVDFQNLFQQYFANLQAQQQAFQQQLQAQIQAQQQAIWDQSNRVDSYFGIPSGIPVSGGSISTGPQSASASASLGPNGGFQAAQINPAAPGIFSRFGDSIPPPSGNSYGVFSSSSSSSAVGPDGKQTSRKSATIGVNDNGKVTYKTVHDP